Genomic segment of Chloracidobacterium sp. N:
ACGGCGGGGACGGTCCCCGCCGCAGCGCCGCCATTGCTGGACGGACTCGCCACGGGTAGGGCAGTTTCGGTTGCCAGCCGTTTCAGGTTCAGCGCCGCATTGAGGTCACGGTCATGGTGCGCACCACATTGAGCACACACCCATGTTCGATCTCTCAATGTCAGCGCCTCGTTCTTCCAGCCACAGATGGAGCACAGTCGGCTACTTGGATACCAGCGATCAGCGATGGTAAGCTGAGTACCGTAGCGCCGGGCCTTGTATTCCAACTGCGAGCGCAACATCCCAAAACCCACGTCAGAGATGGCGCGGGCGAGTTTCTCGTTCTGCAGCATCCCTTTGACGTTTAAATCCTCGATCACTAACGCTTGGTTTTCGCGGCAGAGTCGAGTCGTGAGCTTGTGGGTGAAATCCGCTCGGATATTGGCAATGCGGGCATGCAGCCTTGCCAATGCCGCAGCGGACTTTCGCCGGTTGTTCGATACCGGCAGGCGCGTTCCTTCAGGCAGGCGGGCATGGCGTTCAAATCCTGCTGCCTTCCTGGCGGCTTCCAGCTTGCGGCTGAGACGTCGGCTACGGATTTCCAGACGGCGCAGCGCGGCTTTGAGCGGCTTTGGCGCCTCGATGACTTCACCGCTGGAGATCGTTGCAGCAGCCTTGATACCCAGGTCGATGCCGTTGACCTCGTGCGACGTGCGACGCCGATAGAATTGCGCATCAGGCACCTCGACCTGTATGGCCACAAACCAACGATCCGCGGTGCGAGAAACCGTTGCGCCCAAAATCCTGCCCGCGAAGCGCAGTTCCTCGGTCATGGCGACTTCACCGATCCTGGGCAGACGGATCGTCTTGCCTTTCAGGGTGAACTTGTCGTTGGCAACATAAAAGCTGTCGCGGCAACGGCCCTTTTTCTTGAGCCGTGGCTCGTGCGCTTCTTTGCCCTCCTTGAGGTCGGCGAAGAACCGTTCCCATGCTTTGGCGAGATTCCTGAACGGCTGGGCGTGGGCATCCCGGTGAATGTCTTGCAACCAAGGCCGACCGTTCTCATCGAGCCACTGCGGGTCGGTGTACTTGATGGCGTTGAACTGTTTTTTGAGCGCCATGGCGTTTGGCCTGCCGCCTGCTGCGTATTGCCTGTTCCACTCATTGAGCGCCCAGTTCCAAACACGCCGCGCCGTGCCGCAGGCGCGCTTGAAGTAGTCCACTTGCTCAGGAGTCGGACAAAGAGCGATCTTGTGGGTTAGTTGCATTGTTGGGCCTTTTTGACGTCATTTACATCCTGTTTCAGCGCTTCATTCAACTTCTTTCGATAGTTCCTCAAACCGTACAGCCGAGACGAAAAACAGTGCACGATGGTCATTAAGTCTTGCACCATTTCCTGTTCGGGAGACAGCCGTTCCTGGTTGAGTACCAGCACTTCGCAGCCATGGGTTTGGGCGTAATGTTCGAACCACTCAAAGCCGAAACGGGTGAGGCGGTCCCGGTGAGCGAGGATCAGCATCCTGACTTCCCGTCGCCCGATCTCGTCCATAAGGGCCAGAAACCGCTTGCGCCTGAAGTTCAGCCCGCCGCCCACTTCCTCGATAAACTCGACCCCCGCCAATCCCTTCGCCACCACGAACTCTTCCAGCACTTTGCGCTGATTCGCCAGGTCCGGCTTCTGCGCCGCACTCGATACCCGACAGTAGGCGACAAGCTTTGTTGGCGCATGGTTGGCCTGCCGCAAACCGATGAACTCACGGACCTGCGTCTCAGTGTAGAGGCGGCGGTTGCTGTCCGTTCGGGCCACCGGAATCAGCCTTCCTTCGCGTTCCCAACGCTGCAACGTCTTGACCGAGACACCAAGGAGTTTTGCCGCCTTGCCTGTGCTTATAGTGCTTTCCATGAGTATTATTATACACTATCGCGTACTATACGGCAAGCTAGAGTCCGGCTCCCGTGCCCCTACTCCCGTGAATGAGGAAAAGCGATGCCTTCACCGCAAACGTGGTTCATCACCGGCGTTTCGACCGGTTTCGGTCTGGAACTTGCCAAACTTGCCCTTGAACAGGGCCACACCGTGGCCGGAACGGCGCGGCGACCTGCTGACCTGGCCGCCTTTGAAGCACTCGCGCCCGGTCGCGCCCATGCGTTCCATCTCGATTTGACAGAAGCCGGCACCGTGCCGGGGGTCGTTGCCCAGGTCATCGAACGGCTCGGACAGGTGGATGTTGTCGTCAACAATGCCGGCTACGGAACGGCTGGCGCCATCGAGGAAGTCACCGACGAGCAGATTCGCCGCCAGATGGAGGTCAACTTTTTCGGCGCGTTGGCCGTGATGCGGGCCTTTCTGCCCTACCTGCGCCGCCAGCGAAAGGGCTGGATTCTGAACCTGTCTTCGATTGCCGGTGTGCTGGCCAATCCCGGACTGGGGCTGTACTGCGCCAGCAAATTTGCCCTTGAAGCCGTCTCGGAGGCGCTGGCGAAGGAAGTTGCGCCGCTGGGCATCAAGGTTGTCATCATTGAGCCGGGCCCCTTTCGGACGGATTTTGCCG
This window contains:
- a CDS encoding RNA-guided endonuclease TnpB family protein, yielding MQLTHKIALCPTPEQVDYFKRACGTARRVWNWALNEWNRQYAAGGRPNAMALKKQFNAIKYTDPQWLDENGRPWLQDIHRDAHAQPFRNLAKAWERFFADLKEGKEAHEPRLKKKGRCRDSFYVANDKFTLKGKTIRLPRIGEVAMTEELRFAGRILGATVSRTADRWFVAIQVEVPDAQFYRRRTSHEVNGIDLGIKAAATISSGEVIEAPKPLKAALRRLEIRSRRLSRKLEAARKAAGFERHARLPEGTRLPVSNNRRKSAAALARLHARIANIRADFTHKLTTRLCRENQALVIEDLNVKGMLQNEKLARAISDVGFGMLRSQLEYKARRYGTQLTIADRWYPSSRLCSICGWKNEALTLRDRTWVCAQCGAHHDRDLNAALNLKRLATETALPVASPSSNGGAAAGTVPAVVGKVTPVRYDGGQQDASGQEENAD
- a CDS encoding oxidoreductase, which gives rise to MPSPQTWFITGVSTGFGLELAKLALEQGHTVAGTARRPADLAAFEALAPGRAHAFHLDLTEAGTVPGVVAQVIERLGQVDVVVNNAGYGTAGAIEEVTDEQIRRQMEVNFFGALAVMRAFLPYLRRQRKGWILNLSSIAGVLANPGLGLYCASKFALEAVSEALAKEVAPLGIKVVIIEPGPFRTDFAGRSLVVAPAIPDYAATAGAMRRYFEQANGRQAGDPVKAARAMLELVTMENPPLRLAMGNRAVDLIRNKLESQLAELAQHESWARSLDYDA